One stretch of Miscanthus floridulus cultivar M001 chromosome 18, ASM1932011v1, whole genome shotgun sequence DNA includes these proteins:
- the LOC136524564 gene encoding uncharacterized protein, whose protein sequence is MRGKMACGSSCGWLVLMDEAASVTLLNPFAGARAPRVELPPAGEHVAAASSSGHVSRVHGRWVLHPTNGYVDADAAGRAIKLENMRDMFFREIMLSALPDTAGREYVAIAILGCSMEVAFCRVGVDSTWTLLDTKLEFSVGSIIHYQDKFLAINYTREISVCSSNAVGSTPTATLLPSLSPPVGLCHHSYLESNGELHIVGAMVSTFHETQSFTYSSVIYKCNLHDHMSEWSRVRDIGDQTLFLSKHFNESFSGTSVSKYKENINYMSEPLYGDPDNLVHRLEIVDIATDAFEVKPVQEKM, encoded by the coding sequence aTGCGCGGCAAGATGGCGTGCGGCTCCTCATGTGGGTGGCTGGTGCTCATGGACGAGGCGGCAtccgtgacgctgctgaatccattcgccggTGCCCGTGCCCCTCGCGTTGAGCTCCCACCAGCAGGTGAACATGTCGCAGCGGCGTCCTCATCGGGTCACGTGTCTAGGGTCCAtggccggtgggtcctccatcccaccaatggCTACGTGGACGCGGATGccgcaggcagagccatcaagctagaaaaCATGAGGGACATGTTCTTCCGTGAGATCATGCTCTCGGCGCTGCCTGACACCGCCGGCCGCGAGTACGTGGCCATAGCCATTCTTGGGTGCTCCATGGAGGTCGCGTtctgccgggttggagtcgacagcacatggacgctgctcgacactaAACTAgagttctccgtggggtccatcATCCACtaccaagacaagttcttggcgattAACTACACTAGAGAAATCTCCGTCTGTAGCAGCAATGCTGTCGGCTCTACTCCAACCGCGACACTGCTGCCATCGCTGTCACCACCTGTGGGGCTCTGCCACCAcagctacctggaatcaaacggtgagctacacattgtgggtgccatggtgagcacattccacgagacacagagcttcacctataGCAGCgtgatctacaagtgcaacctccacgaccatATGTCGGAGTGGtctagggtgagggacatcggtgatcaaaCACTGTTcttgtctaaacatttcaatgaaagcttcagtggaacaagtgtatccaagtacaaggagaatataaactacatgtctgagccattgtatggggatccagaCAACTTGGTCCATCGattggagatcgttgatattgctaccgacgcattcgaagtgaagcccgtccaggaaaagatgtag